A genome region from Hymenobacter tibetensis includes the following:
- the rpoC gene encoding DNA-directed RNA polymerase subunit beta': MAFAKNKKLVQDFSKVTISLASPESILERSNGEVVKPETINYRTYKPEMGGLFCERIFGPVKDWECHCGKYKRIRYKGIICDRCGVEVTEKKVRRERMGHIELVVPVAHIWYFKSLPNKIGYLLGLPTKKLDQIIYYERYVVVQPGVLAEEGVQQLDFLTEDEYLDIIDKLPRENQMLPNEDPNKFIARMGADALQLLLDRINLDELSYSLRDSAAHETSQQRKAEALKRLRVVEAFRDAATRIENKPEWMVIRMVPVIPPELRPLVPLDGGRFATSDLNDLYRRVIIRNNRLKRLIEIKAPEVILRNEKRMLQEAVDSLFDNSRKVNAVRAEGNRALKSLSDMLKGKQGRFRQNLLGKRVDYSGRSVIVVGPELKLHECGLPKNMAAELFKPFIIRKLIERGIVKTVKSAKKIVDRKDAVVWDILENVLKGHPVLLNRAPTLHRLGIQAFQPRLIEGKAIQLHPLVCTAFNADFDGDQMAVHVPLGPAAILEASMLMLASHNILNPANGAPIAVPSQDMVLGLYYVTKGKRSTADESIQGEGRMFYSDEEVVIALNEGQLSKHAYIKVRTLVRDENDNLVTKVIETVAGRVLFNQLVPTEVGFVDELLTKKKLQQIISMVFKRTGMARTAQFLDDIKTLGFQSAYKGGLSMGLGDINIPKEKDALVLQAQNDVKAVTQNYQMGLITDNERYNQVIDIWTRINNQITETLMGRLEKEDQGFNSIYMMMHSGARGSREQIRQLGGMRGLMAKPQKSLQGSVGEIIENPILSNFKEGLDVIEYFISTHGARKGLADTALKTADAGYLTRRLVDVSQDVIVNENDCGTLRGIETFALKDNEDVVEPLSERILGRVAVHDVVDPLTDEVILPAGEEIVEDITRRIDNAGIESVEIRSVLTCESKRGICAKCYGRNLSSGRMVQKGEAVGVIAAQSIGEPGTQLTLRTFHVGGTASNIAVEASIKAKFAGVVEFEDIRTVDSVNGEGETATVVMGRSGEVRIVEKGTGKVFISNHVPYGSFLLVQEGQEVEKGAELCNWDPYNAVILAEFDGTVQYDAITEGITYREESDEQTGHREKVIIESKAKDQNPSIIVRPGKKGEEEGQRGYSIPVGSHLNVENGQKIKAGYILAKIPRAVGKTRDITGGLPRVTELFEARNPSNPAVVSEIDGVVTYGTVKRGNREIFVESKDGVKKKYMVPLSKHILVQDNDFIRAGMPLSDGAITPSDILSIQGPGAVQEYLVNEIQEVYRLQGVKINDKHIEVVVRQMMQKVVILDAGDTSFLENQVIDKIIFMEENDTIIDMKVVTNAGDSPNLKPGQIVSARRLRDENSSLRRRDLQLVEVRDAQPSVSRPTLQGITQASLGTQSFISAASFQETTKVLSEAAIRGKADELLGLKENVIVGHLIPAGTGLREYTRQIVGSKEEMEAQQSAKAEDTVAPTKRSARASRRESVQD; the protein is encoded by the coding sequence ATGGCGTTTGCAAAAAACAAAAAACTGGTACAGGACTTCTCGAAAGTCACAATCTCACTAGCTTCGCCCGAATCCATACTGGAGCGGTCGAATGGAGAGGTGGTGAAGCCTGAGACGATCAACTACCGGACGTACAAGCCCGAAATGGGTGGCTTGTTCTGCGAGCGGATTTTCGGTCCTGTAAAGGACTGGGAATGCCACTGCGGCAAATACAAGCGCATCCGTTACAAAGGCATCATCTGCGACCGTTGCGGCGTGGAGGTGACTGAGAAAAAAGTGCGTCGGGAGCGGATGGGCCACATTGAGTTGGTGGTACCCGTTGCCCACATCTGGTACTTCAAGTCCTTGCCTAATAAAATCGGCTACTTGCTAGGCTTGCCTACCAAGAAACTGGACCAGATTATCTATTATGAGCGCTACGTAGTAGTGCAGCCGGGTGTGCTTGCTGAAGAAGGCGTGCAGCAACTCGACTTCCTCACCGAAGACGAGTACCTCGACATCATCGATAAACTCCCCCGGGAGAACCAGATGTTGCCGAATGAGGACCCGAATAAATTCATTGCCCGTATGGGCGCCGATGCGCTGCAACTCCTATTGGACCGTATCAACCTCGATGAACTTTCTTACTCACTACGTGACTCTGCTGCGCACGAGACCTCGCAGCAGCGTAAGGCTGAAGCGTTGAAGCGTCTACGTGTAGTAGAAGCTTTCCGCGACGCCGCTACCCGTATCGAGAACAAGCCCGAGTGGATGGTAATTCGCATGGTACCGGTAATTCCGCCGGAACTGCGCCCCCTCGTGCCATTGGATGGTGGCCGTTTCGCCACTTCCGACTTGAATGACTTGTACCGCCGCGTAATCATCCGCAACAACCGCCTCAAGCGTCTGATCGAAATCAAGGCTCCTGAAGTAATTCTGCGGAACGAAAAGCGTATGCTGCAGGAAGCAGTAGATTCTCTGTTCGACAACTCGCGTAAGGTGAATGCCGTGCGTGCAGAAGGCAACCGTGCGTTGAAGTCGCTGTCTGATATGCTGAAAGGCAAGCAGGGCCGCTTCCGTCAGAACTTGCTTGGTAAGCGTGTTGACTACTCTGGTCGTTCGGTTATTGTAGTAGGCCCTGAGTTGAAACTGCACGAGTGCGGTCTGCCCAAGAACATGGCTGCTGAGCTGTTCAAGCCGTTCATCATCCGTAAGCTTATTGAGCGCGGCATTGTGAAGACGGTAAAATCAGCAAAGAAGATCGTAGACCGCAAGGATGCTGTGGTGTGGGACATCCTGGAGAACGTGTTGAAGGGCCACCCAGTTCTGTTGAACCGTGCTCCTACCTTGCACCGCTTGGGTATCCAGGCGTTCCAGCCTCGTCTCATTGAGGGTAAAGCTATTCAGTTGCACCCATTAGTGTGTACTGCTTTCAACGCTGACTTTGACGGTGACCAAATGGCTGTGCACGTTCCACTCGGACCGGCCGCTATTCTGGAAGCCTCCATGCTCATGTTGGCGTCGCACAACATCCTGAACCCAGCCAACGGCGCACCGATTGCGGTACCGTCGCAGGACATGGTTCTGGGTCTATACTACGTAACTAAAGGCAAGCGCAGCACCGCTGACGAGAGCATTCAAGGCGAAGGCCGCATGTTCTACTCGGATGAGGAAGTTGTAATTGCTCTTAATGAAGGCCAGCTGTCAAAGCACGCCTACATCAAGGTGCGCACGTTGGTTCGCGACGAAAACGACAACCTCGTAACCAAGGTCATTGAGACCGTAGCTGGCCGCGTGCTCTTCAACCAGCTCGTACCAACGGAAGTAGGTTTCGTAGATGAATTGCTGACTAAGAAAAAGCTTCAGCAAATCATTTCGATGGTGTTCAAGCGGACTGGCATGGCTCGCACCGCACAGTTCCTCGATGACATCAAGACGCTGGGTTTCCAGTCGGCTTACAAAGGTGGTCTGTCGATGGGCTTGGGCGACATCAACATCCCGAAAGAGAAAGATGCCCTGGTTCTGCAAGCGCAGAACGACGTGAAGGCCGTTACTCAGAACTACCAGATGGGTCTGATTACCGACAACGAGCGTTACAACCAGGTTATTGATATCTGGACCCGCATCAACAACCAAATCACTGAAACCCTCATGGGCCGTCTTGAGAAAGAGGACCAGGGCTTCAACTCGATTTATATGATGATGCACTCCGGTGCCCGCGGTTCGCGCGAGCAGATTCGTCAGCTCGGCGGTATGCGGGGTCTGATGGCCAAGCCACAGAAATCGTTGCAGGGTTCGGTAGGTGAGATTATTGAAAACCCGATTCTGTCTAACTTCAAAGAAGGTCTAGACGTTATCGAGTACTTCATCTCGACCCACGGTGCTCGTAAAGGTCTTGCCGATACGGCATTGAAAACGGCTGACGCCGGCTATCTAACTCGTCGTCTGGTGGACGTATCGCAGGACGTTATCGTGAATGAAAACGACTGTGGTACCCTACGCGGCATCGAGACCTTCGCTTTGAAGGATAACGAAGATGTAGTAGAGCCCCTGTCAGAGCGTATCCTTGGCCGTGTAGCTGTGCACGATGTGGTTGACCCGTTGACAGACGAAGTTATTCTGCCTGCCGGTGAGGAAATCGTAGAAGACATCACGCGTCGTATAGATAACGCTGGTATCGAGTCGGTGGAAATCCGTTCGGTACTGACTTGCGAATCTAAGCGTGGTATCTGCGCCAAATGCTACGGCCGTAACCTGTCGTCGGGCCGCATGGTCCAGAAAGGTGAAGCTGTTGGAGTAATTGCTGCTCAATCTATCGGTGAGCCTGGTACCCAGTTGACGTTGCGTACGTTCCACGTAGGCGGTACAGCCTCTAACATTGCTGTAGAAGCTAGCATCAAGGCGAAGTTTGCTGGGGTTGTCGAGTTCGAAGATATCCGCACTGTGGACTCTGTTAACGGCGAAGGCGAAACCGCAACCGTTGTGATGGGTCGCTCGGGCGAGGTACGTATCGTTGAGAAGGGTACTGGCAAAGTGTTTATCTCCAACCACGTTCCATACGGCTCGTTCCTGCTTGTGCAGGAAGGACAGGAAGTGGAGAAGGGTGCTGAGCTTTGCAACTGGGACCCTTACAACGCCGTCATCTTGGCTGAGTTCGATGGTACTGTTCAATACGACGCCATCACGGAAGGTATCACCTACCGTGAAGAGTCGGATGAGCAGACTGGTCACCGTGAGAAAGTGATCATCGAATCGAAGGCCAAGGACCAGAACCCATCCATCATCGTTCGTCCTGGTAAAAAAGGTGAAGAGGAAGGACAGCGTGGTTACAGCATTCCAGTAGGTTCGCACTTGAACGTAGAGAACGGTCAGAAAATCAAGGCTGGTTACATCCTTGCCAAGATTCCACGTGCCGTAGGCAAAACCCGCGACATTACTGGTGGTCTGCCCCGCGTAACGGAGCTTTTCGAAGCACGTAACCCGTCGAACCCGGCTGTTGTGTCGGAAATCGACGGTGTGGTAACGTATGGTACTGTGAAGCGTGGTAACCGTGAAATCTTCGTGGAGTCGAAAGACGGCGTCAAGAAGAAGTACATGGTGCCGCTGTCCAAGCATATCCTCGTGCAGGACAACGACTTCATCCGGGCTGGTATGCCGCTCTCCGACGGGGCCATCACGCCATCCGACATCCTGAGCATTCAGGGTCCGGGCGCAGTGCAGGAATACCTCGTGAACGAGATTCAGGAAGTATACCGCTTGCAGGGTGTGAAAATCAACGATAAGCACATCGAGGTGGTAGTTCGCCAGATGATGCAGAAAGTTGTGATTCTGGATGCCGGTGACACGTCGTTCCTCGAAAACCAGGTAATCGACAAGATTATCTTCATGGAGGAGAACGACACCATCATCGACATGAAAGTGGTTACCAACGCCGGCGATTCGCCGAACCTGAAGCCTGGCCAGATTGTGAGTGCCCGTCGCCTACGTGACGAAAACTCCAGCTTGCGCCGCCGCGACCTGCAATTGGTAGAAGTACGCGATGCTCAGCCTTCCGTATCTCGCCCAACCTTGCAAGGTATCACGCAGGCTTCGCTGGGTACTCAGTCGTTCATCTCGGCCGCATCCTTCCAGGAAACGACCAAGGTACTGTCGGAAGCTGCCATCCGTGGCAAAGCTGACGAACTGCTGGGCCTGAAAGAGAACGTAATCGTTGGTCACCTCATTCCGGCCGGTACCGGTCTGCGCGAGTACACTCGCCAGATTGTTGGCTCGAAGGAGGAAATGGAAGCTCAACAGTCGGCCAAAGCCGAGGACACTGTGGCTCCTACGAAACGTTCGGCTCGCGCTTCACGTCGCGAATCGGTGCAGGACTAG